From Micromonospora carbonacea:
CCTGCCTGCTGGGCTACATCGGCAAGTGCTCCGCCCCCTGCGTCGGCAGCGTCACGGCCGAGGAGCACCGGGGGATCGTCGACGGCTTCTGCGAGTTCATGGCCGGGCGCACCGACACCATGGTCCGCCGGCTCGAACGCGAGATGACCGAGGCCAGCGAGGCGCTGGAGTTCGAGAAGGCCGCCCGGCTGCGCGACGACGTCGCGGCGCTGCGCCGCGCCATGGAGAAGCAGACCGTGGTGCTCGGCGACGGCACCGACGCCGACGTGGTCGCGTTCGCCGACGACCCCCTGGAGGCCGCCGTCCAGGTCTTCCACGTCCGCGACGGCCGGGTGCGCGGCCAGCGCGGCTGGGTGGTGGAGAAGACCGAGGAGCTGAGCGCCGGCGACCTGGTGCACCACTTCTGCACCCAGGTCTACGGCGGCGAGCAGGGCGAGGCCGACGTGCCCCGCGAGCTGCTGGTGCCCGCCCTGCCCGCCGACGCCGACGCGCTCGCCGACTGGCTGACCGGCCGCCGGGGCAGCCGGGTGTCGCTGCGGGTGCCGCGGCGCGGCGACAAGCGCTCCCTGCTGGAGACGGTGGAGCGCAACGCGAAGGACGCCCTGGCCCGGCACAAGCTCAAGCGCGGCAGCGACCTGACCACCCGCGGCCGGGCCCTCGACGAGATCAGCGACGCGCTGGGCATGCGCACGTCGCCGCTGCGCATCGAGTGTTACGACGTCTCCCAGATCCAGGGCACCGACGTGGTCGCCAGCATGGTCGTCTTCGAGGACGGCCTGCCCCGCAAGAGCGAATACCGCCGGTTCATCGTGCGGGGGGCCACCGACGACCTGTCCGCCATGTCGGAGGTGCTGCGCCGCCGCTTCGCCCGCTACCTGGAGGCCCGCGCCGAGACCGGCGAGCTGGGGGAGGAGACGGCCGCCGACCCCGACCGGCCGGGCATCGACCCGACGACGGGCCGGCCGCGCCGGTTCGCGTACCCGCCGCAGTTGGTCGTGGTCGACGGCGGCGCGCCGCAGGTCGCGGCGGCGGCCCAGGCCCTCGCGGAGCTGGGCGTCGACGACGTGGCGCTGTGCGGGCTGGCCAAGCGGCTGGAGGAGGTGTGGCTGCCCGACGACGAGTTCCCGGTCATCCTGCCGCGCACCTCCGAGGGGCTCTACCTGCTGCAACGGGTGCGCGACGAGGCGCACCGGTTCGCCATCACCTTCCACCGGCAGCGCCGCTCCAAGCGGATGACGGAGTCGGCGCTCGACTCGGTGCCCGGCCTCGGCGAGGTGCGGCGCAAGGCGCTGCTGCGCCACTTCGGCTCGCTCAAGCGGCTCGCGGCGGCCTCGACCGAGGAGATCACCGAGGTGCCCGGCGTCGGCCGGCGCACCGCCGAGGCGATCATCGCCGCCCTCAACCCCGCGGCGGACGCCCGGCCCGCCGCGGCCGACGGCAGTTAGCGTCCGGCGCAAATAATTGACGCTAATCTATGGCGTCGAGGGTGTTCGTGTGTCCATGATGTCGGCGGTACGGCCGTCCGCGCGTGCGCCCGACGCGTGACGGGCCGGGGCCGCGTCGCGCACGCCGTCTGGGGAGGCAACCATGACACCGGCAGGACGCCGCAGGACCTCCCTGCTCGGCAGCGTGGCCACAGCGACCCTGCTGGCCCTCACCGCGGCCGCCCCGGCGATCGCCGCCCCGGCCGAGGGCGAGGTCGTCGCCGTCAACGGCCCGGACGCCGTTCCCGGCTCCTACGTCGTCGTGCTGCGGGACGCCGCCGTCCCGGCCGACGCCGTGCCCGCCACCGCCCGCCGCCTCGCCACCCGGCAGGGCGGCCACGTCGGCCTGGTCTACCGGCACGCCCTGCGCGGCTTCGAGGCCCGGCTGTCCGAGCGGGGCGCCCGCCGGCTCGCCGCCGACCCGGCCGTGGCCTCGGTGACGCAGAACCGCACGGTGTCCGCGTCCGACGTGCAGACCCCGACCGCGTCCTGGGGCCTCGACCGGATCGACCAGCGCGCGCTGCCGCTCGACAACTCGTTCACCTACCCCCGCGCCACGGCGGCCGTGCGGGCCTACGTGATCGACTCGGGCATCAACCTCACCCACGGCGAGTTCGCCGGGCGGGCGGTGTCCGGCTGGGACTTCATGGACAACGACGCCGACGCCACCGACTGCCAGGGCCACGGCACCCACGTGGCCGGCACGCTCGGCGGGTCCACCTTCGGGGTGGCCAAGCACGTGCAACTGGTCGCCGTGCGCGTGCTGAGCTGCACCGGCGGCGCCTGGGCCTCGCAGGTCATCGCCGGGGTCGACTGGGTCACCGGCGACCACGACCCCGGCGAGCTGGCCGTGGCCAACATGAGCCTCGGCGGCGCGGCGTACGCGCCGATGGTCGAGGCCGTGCGTCGGTCCATCGCCGACGGCGTCACCTACGCGGTGGCCGCGGGCAACGAGAACGGCGCCGACGCCTGCACGACCACCCCGGCCTCCGTGCCGGAGGCGATCACCGTGGCCGCCACCGGGGCCAACGACGCGCGCGCCTCGTTCTCCAACATCGGCACCTGCGTGGACCTGTTCGCGCCGGGCGTCGACATCACCTCGGCCTACATCGGCGGCACCGCCACCACCCGCACGGCCTCCGGGACGTCGATGGCCAGCCCGCACGTCGCCGGGGCCGCCGCGCTGATCCTGGCCGAACACCCGACCTACACGCCGGCCCAGGTGACCCAGGCGCTCCTGGCCGACGCAGGCGTCGGGGTGGTGACCGACGCGGGCGTCGGCACGCCGAACCGGCTGCTGCACGTCGACCCCACCACCCCGGCCAACGACTTCACCCTGACCGCCACCCCGGCCAACGTCACCGTCACCGCCGGCGGCACGGTCACCACCACGATCGCCGGCAGCGTCACCAGGGGCGCGTCCCAGCCGGTCGCGCTGGCGGTCCGGGGCCTGCCGGCGGGCGTCACGGCCACGTTCCAGTCCGCCAGCATCTCCTCGAACGCCGGCACCACGCTCACGGTCGGCACCGCGTCGACGGCGCTGGCCGGCACGTACACCGTCACGGTGATCGGCACCGGGACCGCCGCGACCCGCGCGGTGGCCGTCCAGCTGCGCATCGACGACCCGGCCGCCTGCGTCCGCTCCGACGGCACCGACCGGGCGATCACCGACTCCCAGAACCTCTACGCCCCGATCACCGTCACCGGCTGCCCCGGCAACGCCGCCCGCAACAGCACGGTCGAGGTGCACATCGAGCACGCCGTGATCGGGGAGCTCGACGTGCGGCTGATCTCGCCCCGGGGCACCTGGTACTTCCTGATGGACCACACCGGCGGCGACAGCGACCGCATCGACTACACGTTCACCTACGACCTGTCGGCCGAGCCGGCGAACGGCACCTGGAACCTGTACGTCAGCGACAACCTGGCCCAGGGCACCGGGTTCCTCGACTCCTGGAAGATCAACGTGGCGGGCGCGGACCTGCCCGCGCCCGCGTGCGGCGGGGTCGCCACCGCCGACGTGCGGATCCCCGCCTC
This genomic window contains:
- the uvrC gene encoding excinuclease ABC subunit UvrC codes for the protein MADPSTYRPAPGTIPEAPGVYRFRDGTGRVIYVGKAKNLRSRLNSYFADLWGLHQRTQQMVTTAESVDWVTVGTEVEALQLEYTWIKQYDPRFNVRYRDDKSYPYLAVTLDEEFPRLQVMRGAKRKGVRYFGPYSHAWAIRETLDLLLRVFPARTCSAGVFKRAGQVGRPCLLGYIGKCSAPCVGSVTAEEHRGIVDGFCEFMAGRTDTMVRRLEREMTEASEALEFEKAARLRDDVAALRRAMEKQTVVLGDGTDADVVAFADDPLEAAVQVFHVRDGRVRGQRGWVVEKTEELSAGDLVHHFCTQVYGGEQGEADVPRELLVPALPADADALADWLTGRRGSRVSLRVPRRGDKRSLLETVERNAKDALARHKLKRGSDLTTRGRALDEISDALGMRTSPLRIECYDVSQIQGTDVVASMVVFEDGLPRKSEYRRFIVRGATDDLSAMSEVLRRRFARYLEARAETGELGEETAADPDRPGIDPTTGRPRRFAYPPQLVVVDGGAPQVAAAAQALAELGVDDVALCGLAKRLEEVWLPDDEFPVILPRTSEGLYLLQRVRDEAHRFAITFHRQRRSKRMTESALDSVPGLGEVRRKALLRHFGSLKRLAAASTEEITEVPGVGRRTAEAIIAALNPAADARPAAADGS
- a CDS encoding S8 family serine peptidase; its protein translation is MTPAGRRRTSLLGSVATATLLALTAAAPAIAAPAEGEVVAVNGPDAVPGSYVVVLRDAAVPADAVPATARRLATRQGGHVGLVYRHALRGFEARLSERGARRLAADPAVASVTQNRTVSASDVQTPTASWGLDRIDQRALPLDNSFTYPRATAAVRAYVIDSGINLTHGEFAGRAVSGWDFMDNDADATDCQGHGTHVAGTLGGSTFGVAKHVQLVAVRVLSCTGGAWASQVIAGVDWVTGDHDPGELAVANMSLGGAAYAPMVEAVRRSIADGVTYAVAAGNENGADACTTTPASVPEAITVAATGANDARASFSNIGTCVDLFAPGVDITSAYIGGTATTRTASGTSMASPHVAGAAALILAEHPTYTPAQVTQALLADAGVGVVTDAGVGTPNRLLHVDPTTPANDFTLTATPANVTVTAGGTVTTTIAGSVTRGASQPVALAVRGLPAGVTATFQSASISSNAGTTLTVGTASTALAGTYTVTVIGTGTAATRAVAVQLRIDDPAACVRSDGTDRAITDSQNLYAPITVTGCPGNAARNSTVEVHIEHAVIGELDVRLISPRGTWYFLMDHTGGDSDRIDYTFTYDLSAEPANGTWNLYVSDNLAQGTGFLDSWKINVAGADLPAPACGGVATADVRIPASGTVESPISVPDCGRAPSTTSYVEVSIAHQYGRDLQISLVAPGGQVVLLKESLVGSYKANAREAYIADLSGKPTRGTWKLRVENVAGYEGLIEGWKLTL